A genomic stretch from Diprion similis isolate iyDipSimi1 chromosome 1, iyDipSimi1.1, whole genome shotgun sequence includes:
- the LOC124404345 gene encoding uncharacterized protein LOC124404345 isoform X2 gives MPPPNSAYHSPSPHEATSYHSPSPHPTNNSNTFQPRSPTYPPPPQIPAQQSTPHSYSSSNSQHYQQPSSYPSTASGYAQPQSSGYHSQLQPKNSTSGYYSQSNRSQGYAVPPASAPSTANPGGQGYGAHGKSIAYNGVQDPGRRNCPEVAPPYRVQSYQTPTSGQRTSNTHNLPPIATLSYQYDRNSREALSKAQPMHRQQQRPQSSTTKNSSTTGLTPNPARLSDYPVAVNNQHVNGNIVTSASSMYSRVGGQPGVYPRYATTMAPSHHGSNATSTTVTSNGAPTSNRSTVPTPVSSTIVHPGYPTRAGGRSYPSTPHVPQENYSYKDYPSASTAYPTSTVVSQSVPPPSSSSSLQTNGTTTTNRKRESPLDLSLRTIKTPADSTAQDDPEASSSGDKIVSSSNAVSSRSTGRTVLVPPSAAYPVYDGRSFGHSRSPASGVRASTPMQTVRAPKVDFLPNFSSTPLHHPAHESNSLRRSSSQHIYAPSPRVNPASVAPLPNIATFKKAPAAPSSLPYEKNSPYRVGNAVRARYAPVMEPGGNAIRHQEYTSDPGKYQVERNKMAHVQSSAYTRERQPMTKRTAADPTPYTGLNKQPRVEKWRQSIDQQIEQRLTNALQERQRQEMSLNAPVSNGVNPAVVPVGYDQRRENNSAYNCCDKRNYPESTGAARGSFAPASPVVYGSQSGTPRVAGHSHIPQPSGHQNLYSAGYRHGPGQHASYRVPASHAPHSGQNAEPPSNTGTDKKRVLSLLRNSLENKQQREEQLSNSQQPILANYNQPSFQNKVVTPVEPKTNIGRHNLSPFTAASLLERNSTTPPHYKFHVPRAVDSIIQEPSHSLYGTRVNSSATIPGKEANSMPRGIENQIHRDKDDGLAAILAARIRTKAELKQVSAGQFGAKPTVASSQEISATPKDIENGASTSTPQSGSSGGSPPKLIREQAASLPPRRRLFSRTDEDLPVAATIPAPAPTPVKASVVPQRASGFRSSSETSVFDFRESDSEGEMPVLERQTLEEMRRDRRQLSKVQPPVPLNNAMYMRMASSSDLVKIELKENDKIIEPDSFWSTTCDKFMEQLRSGEVTTKKRGRRKKGESGSVSATKVETDSAVNSDAESAPRLEMKPEDIKQEVPDVPSETVKIKEEVVEVKTEHDCLENLEIKTELDESDIKTEKVEKIVERDSDELPLIQRATRKNSTKIESDGEEEIVGRKKRSRRGSRIKLISSSGSESSSEESEVSAEFGHGSSVADRLRARKRSSATAETEGMKLRSRDTTPHKAPKDKEGKSSLAKGSVSQKGKPKPLFGDGSDFRPGWEEEVYVYKKSLRMPTRLITVSKPSRFHRLSTSLPDLDPGSPALSVSMESTDNERIRISDSDLESNCSFSLAGLESKIDDEEATSSTTMSCPTKTTRQTRSENNSIIDLLAQKVGTSKKEQKRKAKEKLVKGPKVLPKGSNEPELLATPSLTPLLSNDLATTQKTKGKSPVKSTKSPKPIKVMNSFLLGYFRKETVNNFRDAFKNNHTLPNEFSTFVLKSRTRTETRVLKKQATIREVFGEDRPASAPPMQNHGDTSQDDDDSQTETQESKPGKSRTLKQKVVSRLKSAGILRSNKALMNSKLHLLNPKKRNNLLKSLAKKKLQHIKKEKIQKEDETKRELDETSEVQETENNGPDAEAENADEIGVPSKKRLKIRTGRRKFRSGFDYMRKKKKPLKKDDVTPKDRKRQIVPRPSPESVADIQTEIRTWVIKKGVGETILHRAARLGYTDVAAYCLEKLNNPPSPKDNAGYTPLHEACSKGHLEIAKLLLAYGANVSESANGGIRPLHEAAENGATELVRLLLSYGADPLLATYAGQTPLMLASDTDAYLILEQHLDDVQGRPAAPWSFGGPSSIFDLEPTGYSPLREPPMDIPEPELEDIEMEVSDVNLPVLYSLANDPDKWVLLQDLTAVLRVKSRDALLRQVNPKAPAGPPAVAHRDVMRELKLPDFLEQSRCCHLLSGGERINVRASKVTLIKYNDKVKSLLNVERVVISSR, from the exons ATGCCACCCCCGAACTCGGCCTACCACTCGCCCTCACCTCATGAGGCAACTTCCTACCACTCCCCCTCGCCCCACCCTACTAATAACTCCAATACCTTTCAACCTCGGTCACCGACCTACCCCCCGCCTCCCCAAATACCCGCACAACAGTCTACTCCGCACTCGTACTCGTCTTCGAACTCCCAGCACTATCAGCAGCCGAGTTCTTATCCGTCGACAGCTTCCGGATACGCTCAGCCACAGTCGTCCGGCTACCATTCCCAGCTCCAGCCGAAGAACTCAACTTCCGGTTACTACTCGCAGAGCAATCGGTCTCAAGGCTACGCGGTTCCTCCGGCTTCCGCACCTTCGACGGCTAACCCCGGCGGCCAGGGTTACGGTGCTCATGGCAAGTCCATCGCTTACAACGGAGTCCAAGATCCAGGAAGAAGGAATTGCCCGGAGGTTGCACCGCCGTACAGGGTTCAGTCCTACCAGACACCAACCTCGGGTCAAAGGACCTCGAACACTCACAATCTCCCACCCATCGCCACGCTGTCTTATCAATACGACAGAAACTCACGCGAAGCCTTGTCGAAGGCCCAACCGATGCACAGGCAGCAACAGCGGCCCCAGTCTTCGACTACGAAGAATTCCTCAACGACCGGTTTAACGCCGAATCCGGCGAGGCTGTCCGACTATCCGGTCGCCGTGAACAACCAGCATGTAAACGGGAACATCGTCACCTCGGCAAGCTCCATGTACAGCAGGGTCGGTGGACAGCCCGGGGTCTATCCGAGGTACGCCACAACCATGGCGCCCAGTCATCACGGCAGTAACGCGACCAGCACTACCGTGACGTCGAACGGTGCGCCAACTTCCAACAGATCGACCGTCCCGACGCCGGTGTCGTCGACCATCGTCCATCCTGGGTATCCAACCCGGGCTGGGGGCCGGTCTTACCCTTCGACGCCGCACGTTCCTCAGGAAAATTACTCTTACAAGGATTATCCAAGCGCGTCGACAGCCTACCCAACGTCCACAGTCGTCAGCCAGTCCGTCCCTCCCCCATCGAGTTCCAGCTCGCTTCAGACCAAcgggacgacgacgacgaacagAAAACGGGAGTCGCCGCTCGATCTCTCGCTCAGAACGATCAAGACCCCCGCGGACTCCACGGCCCAGGATGACCCGGAGGCCTCCAGCAGCGGGGACAAAATCGTCAGCAGCTCTAACGCCGTTTCGTCGAGAAGCACCGGGAGGACTGTACTCGTGCCTCCGAGTGCGGCATATCCGGTATACGACGGTCGGAGCTTCGGACATTCCCGAAGCCCTGCATCCGGGGTCAGGGCTTCCACCCCTATGCAGACGGTCCGCGCGCCGAAAGTCGATTTCTTACCGAACTTCAGCTCGACGCCCCTCCACCACCCGGCTCACGAGAGTAACTCGCTTCGCAGGAGCAGCTCGCAGCACATATACGCGCCATCGCCACGAGTTAACCCAGCGTCGGTTGCCCCTTTGCCTAATATAGCCACCTTCAAGAAAGCTCCCGCTGCCCCGTCCTCGTTGCCGTATGAAAAAAACTCACCCTATCGTGTCGGGAACGCGGTGCGCGCCAGGTATGCCCCGGTAATGGAACCTGGCGGAAACGCGATACGTCACCAGGAGTATACGTCTGATCCTGGCAAGTACCAGGTCGAAAGGAACAAGATGGCTCATGTTCAGTCGTCCGCTTACACCAGGGAGAGACAGCCGATGACCAAGAGGACTGCGGCCGATCCCACGCCCTATACCGGGCTCAACAAACAACCGCGCGTTGAAAAGTGGCGACAGTCGATAGACCAACAAATAGAGCAAAGACTGACCAATGCGCTTCAAGAACGCCAGCGTCAGGAGATGAGCTTGAACGCACCCGTTTCCAATGGCGTTAATCCCGCCGTTGTACCCGTCGGCTACGATCAGCGTCGGGAAAACAACAGTGCGTATAATTGCTGTGATAAAAGGAATTATCCGGAAAGCACGGGCGCTGCCAGGGGCTCCTTTGCTCCAGCTTCGCCTGTTGTCTACGGAAGTCAGAGTGGAACCCCGAGGGTCGCCGGACACTCGCATATCCCTCAGCCATCGGGGCATCAGAATTTGTATTCCGCGGGATACCGACACGGCCCGGGACAGCATGCAAGCTACAGAGTACCTGCGTCACATGCTCCCCATTCCGGACAGAACGCGGAACCACCCAGCAACACGGGGACCGATAAGAAGAGGGTACTCAGCCTCCTCAGGAacagtttggaaaataaacAACAGCGGGAGGAGCAGCTCAGCAACAGCCAGCAACCAATACTCGCCAATTACAATCAGCCAAGCTTTCAAAATAAG GTCGTCACACCAGTCGAGCCCAAAACCAACATTGGAAGACATAATCTCTCCCCCTTCACCGCTGCTAGTCTTCTTGAAAGGAACAGCACCACTCCACCTCACTACAAATTTCACGTGCCAAGGGCGGTCGACTCGATTATCCAGGAACCCTCTCATAGTCTGTACGGCACCAGGGTTAACTCGTCCGCCACTATACCTGGGAAAGAGGCCAACTCGATGCCGAGAGgtatcgaaaaccagattcaTCGTGACAAGGACGATGGATTAGCGGCTATATTGGCAGCCCGAATACGAACTAAAGCTGAATTGAAACAG GTATCGGCCGGCCAGTTTGGCGCTAAACCGACGGTAGCGTCATCCCAGGAGATCTCGGCAACACCGAAAG ACATTGAAAATGGAGCTTCCACATCAACGCCCCAGTCTGGTTCTTCTGGGGGAAGTCCACCGAAGCTCATTCGCGAACAGGCGGCTAGTCTTCCACCCCGAAGGCGTTTGTTCTCAAGGACCGACGAGGATTTACCTGTTGCGGCAACTATTCCAGCCCCAGCGCCAACCCCGGTCAAAGCTTCGGTCGTACCGCAGAGAGCTAGTGGATTCCGGAGCTCATCGGAGACCTCGGTGTTTGACTTCAGGGAGAGCGACTCCGAGGGTGAAATGCCGGTTTTGGAGAGACAGACGTTGGAGGAAATGCGAAGGGACAGAAGGCAACTGTCCAAGGTCCAGCCTCCCGTACCGCTCAACAACGCAATGTACATGAGAATGGCTTCATCGTCTGATTTAGTGAAGATAGAACTCAAG gaaaatgacaaaatcaTCGAACCAGATTCATTCTGGTCGACAACCTGTGATAAGTTTATGGAACAGCTACGAAGTGGCGAGGTTACAACTAAAAAACGTGGCAGACGGAAGAAGGGAGAGTCCGGTTCCGTTTCCGCAACAAAGGTAGAAACTGATTCTGCGGTAAATTCGGACGCGGAGTCAGCGCCTAGGCTGGAAATGAAACCTGAAGACATTAAGCAAGAGGTACCAGATGTGCCAAGCGAAACTGTGAAGATTAAAGAGGAGGTGGTCGAGGTGAAAACCGAGCACGACTGCctagaaaatttggaaatcaaGACTGAACTCGACGAATCGGATATTAAAACGGagaaggttgaaaaaatcgtGGAGAGAGATTCGGACGAGTTGCCACTAATTCAAAGAGCGACGCGAAAGAATTCTACGAAGATCGAGAGTGATGGGGAAGAAGAGATTGTCGGAAGGAAGAAGAGATCTCGTCGTGGTAGTAGGATAAAACTTATCTCATCCAGCGGCAGCGAAAGCTCGAGTGAAGAGAGTGAAGTAAGTGCTGAATTCGGCCATGGTTCTTCGGTAGCTGATAGATTAAGGGCCAGAAAACGCTCGAGTGCGACTGCGGAAACTGAAGGCATGAAGTTGCGCTCGCGAGATACGACACCGCACAAGGCGCCAAAGGATAAGGAGGGAAAGTCGTCACTGGCAAAGGGCAGTGTATCGCAAAAAGGTAAACCAAAACCATTGTTCGGTGATGGTAGCGACTTCAGACCAGGTTGGGAGGAAGAGGTTtacgtttataaaaaatcactAAGAATGCCTACCAGGTTAATAACCGTTTCGAAGCCGTCCAGGTTTCATAGATTGTCAACTTCACTTCCGGATCTCGACCCGGGATCACCGGCACTCTCTGTATCGATGGAAAGTACTGATAACGAACGAATAAGAATATCGGACAGTGACTTGGAGTCCAACTGTAGTTTCAGTCTTGCCGGGCTGGAAAGCAAAATCGATGACGAAGAAGCAACTTCCTCGACGACAATGTCATGCCCGACGAAAACAACCCGACAGACTCGATCGGAAAATAATTCCATCATTGATCTTCTCGCCCAGAAAGTTGGTACCAgtaaaaaagaacagaaacgAAAGGCCAAGGAAAAGTTGGTCAAAGGCCCTAAGGTTCTTCCAAAAGGCAGCAACGAGCCAGAGCTACTTGCCACACCGAGTTTGACGCCTCTTTTATCGAACGACCTAGCAACGACACAAAAGACGAAAGGCAAGAGCCCTGTCAAAAGTACCAAGTCACCGAAACCAATAAAAGTGATGAACTCCTTTCTTTTGGGATACTTTCGTAAAGAGACTGTTAATAACTTTAGAGATGCGTTTAAGAATAATCATACTCTACCCAATGAATTTTCGACGTTTGTTTTGAAGAGCCGAACGAGAACAGAGACTCGGGTTTTGAAAAAACAGGCAACGATTAGAGAAGTCTTTGGCGAGGATAGACCGGCGTCTGCACCACCGATGCAAAATCACGGAGACACTTCGCAAGACGATGACGATTCTCAAACTGAAACGCAAGAATCCAAGCCAGGAAAGTCACGAACGTTGAAGCAGAAAGTCGTGTCTCGTCTTAAAAGTGCTGGAATATTGAGGAGTAACAAAGCACTAATGAATTCCAAGCTACATCTACTGAATCCTAAGAAACGTAACAACCTATTGAAATCTTTGGCTAAAAAGAAGCTCCAGCATataaagaaggagaaaatacAGAAAGAAGATGAAACGAAACGAGAGTTGGACGAGACAAGTGAAGTACAGGAAACCGAGAACAACGGACCTGACGCGGAAGCGGAGAATGCCGACGAAATTGGGGTGCCGAGCAAAAAGAGGCTGAAAATACGTACAGGGCGACGAAAATTTCGCTCTGGATTTGATTACAtgcggaagaaaaagaaaccatTGAAAAAAGACGACGTTACACCCAAAGATAGAAAACGA cAAATTGTGCCTCGTCCAAGTCCCGAATCCGTTGCTGATATACAAACGGAAATTAGAACATGGGTCATCAAGAAAGGCGTGGGTGAAACCATCCTTCATCGAGCTGCAAGGCTTGGATATACG GATGTTGCAGCATATTGCTTGGAAAAGTTGAACAACCCGCCAAGCCCTAAGGATAATGCAGGATATACACCCCTCCATGAAGCATGTTCGAAAGGACATCTAGAAATTGCTAAACTTCTACTTGCCTATGGGGCAAATGTTAGCGAAAGCGCCAATGGGGGGATAAG GCCGCTACACGAAGCTGCAGAGAATGGGGCAACTGAACTTGTCAGATTGCTGCTTTCATACGGTGCTGATCCATTGTTGGCTACCTATGCTGGCCAGACTCCCTTAATGCTGGCCTCAGACACAGACGCATATTTGATCCTTGAACAACATCTAGATGACGTCCAAGGACGTCCTGCTGCTCCATGGAGTTTCGGCGGTCCGTCATCAATTTTTG ATCTTGAGCCGACAGGATACAGTCCATTAAGAGAACCTCCCATGGATATTCCAGAGCCTGAACTTGAAGATATCGAAATGGAAGTGAGCGACGTTAACTTACCAGTACTGTATTCCCTTGCCAACGACCCCGACAAATGGGTACTTCTTCAAGACTTGACAGCAGTGTTACGTGTGAAAAGTAGAGATGCTCTGCTTCGCCAAGTTAATCCAAAGGCTCCTGCCGGACCACCGGCGGTAGCTCACCGTGACGTCATGCGGGAATTAAAGCTTCCAGATTTTCTAGAACAGTCCCGATGTTGTCATCTGTTGAGTGGTGGCGAGAGAATAAACGTGCGCGCCTCCAAAGTAACGCTTATTAAGTACAATGATAAAGTGAAATCACTTCTCAACGTTGAACGAGTCGTGATTAGCTCAAGGTGA